The following are encoded in a window of Carya illinoinensis cultivar Pawnee chromosome 15, C.illinoinensisPawnee_v1, whole genome shotgun sequence genomic DNA:
- the LOC122297109 gene encoding signal recognition particle receptor subunit alpha homolog: MLEQLLIFTRGGLILWTCKELGNALKGSPIDTLIRSCLLEERSGAASYNYDAPGAAYTLKWTFHNELGLVFVAVYQRILHLLYVDDLLAMVKHEFSQIYDPKRMAYSDFDETFRQLKKEAEARAEDLKRSKQAVGKSLNNSKKQGQMQKAGFEGVTNKSSESNSSNDSEDGDDRKGRKLDNGHSNGNYVHNEESKGNGRANGVENGSSNAGAFDVNKLQKLRAKGGKKTEPAVSKGSKVEPKKKITKKNRVWDDSPPQAKLDFTDSVGENGDNIEVVAADHGESMMDKEEIFSSESEGEEDEEVGKDSKPETRKKGWFSSMFQSIAGKANLEKSDLEPALRALKDRLMTKNVAEEIAEKLCESVAASLEGKKLASFTRISSTVQAAMEEALVRILTPRRSIDILRDVHAAKEQGKPYVVVFVGVNGVGKSTNLAKVAYWLLQHQVSVMMAACDTFRSGAVEQLRTHARRLQIPIFEKGYEKDPAIVAKEAIQEATHNGSDVVLVDTAGRMQDNEPLMRALSKLIYLNNPDLVLFVGEALVGNDAVDQLSKFNQKLADLSPSPNPRLIDGILLTKFDTIDDKVGAALSMVYISGAPVMFVGCGQSYTDLKKLNVKSIVKTLLK, encoded by the exons ATGTTAGAGCAGTTACTGATATTTACTCGAGGAGGATTAATCCTCTGGACATGTAAAGAGCTCGGAAATGCTCTTAAGGGATCACCAATCGACACCTTGATCCGGTCTTGTCTTTTGGAAGAGCGATCTGGTGCAGCATCATATAACTATGATGCCCCAGGTGCCGCTTACACACTCAAATGGACCTTCCATAACGAGCTTGGCCTTGTATTTGTCGCCGTATATCAGCGGATCCTACATCTGCTGTATGTGGACGATCTGCTTGCAATGGTGAAACATGAGTTTTCTCAGATTTATGATCCTAAACGGATGGCCTATAGTGATTTCGATGAAACTTTTAGGCAACTGAAAAAGGAGGCCGAGGCTCGGGCTGAGGATTTGAAGAGATCAAAGCAGGCAGTGGGAAAGTCTCTAAATAATAGTAAGAAGCAAGGACAGATGCAAAAGGCTGGATTTGAAGGAGTGACTAACAAAAGCAGTGAAAGTAATTCCTCCAATGATAGTGAAGATGGTGATGATAGGAAAGGCCGTAAATTGGACAATGGGCACTCAAATGGTAATTATGTTCATAATGAAGAGTCTAAGGGTAATGGTCGTGCTAATGGTGTAGAAAATGGGAGTTCGAATGCTGGGGCTTTTGATGTAAATAAGCTTCAAAAGCTCAGAGCTAAAGGTGGGAAGAAAACTGAACCTGCTGTTAGCAAGGGCTCCAAGGTAGAGCCAAAGAAAAAGATAACAAAAAAGAACAGAGTTTGGGACGATTCACCCCCTCAGGCAAAACTGGATTTTACAGATTCTGTGGGTGAGAATGGAGACAATATAGAGGTTGTTGCAGCAGATCATGGTGAAAGTATGATGGACAAGGAAGAGATATTCAGCAGTGAAAGCGAGGGTGAAGAAGATGAGGAAGTGGGGAAGGACAGCAAGCCTGAAACTAGGAAGAAGGGATGGTTTTCATCAATGTTTCAAAG TATTGCGGGCAAAGCAAATTTGGAGAAGTCGGACCTGGAACCAGCTTTGAGAGCTCTCAAGGATAGGCTTATGACCAAGAATGTG GCCGAGGAGATAGCAGAGAAACTCTGTGAATCAGTGGCAGCAAGTCTTGAAGGGAAAAAGCTGGCTTCATTCACAAGGATATCTTCGACAGTGCAG GCAGCAATGGAAGAAGCTCTTGTACGTATTTTAACTCCTAGGCGCTCTATTGACATATTGAGGGACGTGCATGCTGCCAAGGAACAAGGGAAGCCTTATGTCGTTGTTTTTGTCGGTGTTAATGGAGTTGGGAAATCTACCAATCTAGCCAAG GTTGCGTACTGGCTTCTGCAGCATCAGGTCAGTGTCATGATGGCAGCTTGTGACACATTCCGATCTGGAGCTGTTGAGCAGCTGCGGACTCATGCACGAAGGCTCCAG ATCCCTATATTTGAGAAGGGGTACGAGAAAGATCCTGCAATTGTAGCAAAAGAAGCGATCCAGGAGGCTACACACAATGGTTCTGATGTGGTTCTCGTTGACACAGCTGGTCGAATGCAG GATAATGAACCATTGATGAGAGCACTCTCAAAGCTTATTTACCTTAACAATCCAGATCTGGTCTTGTTTGTTGGAGAGGCACTGGTTGGAAATGATGCCGTTGATCAACTTTCAAAGTTTAATCAG AAATTAGCGGACCTTTCGCCTTCACCCAATCCAAGATTGATAGATGGGATCTTGCTCACTAAATTTGATACTATTGATGATAAG GTTGGAGCTGCACTTTCAATGGTTTACATATCTGGTGCGCCGGTCATGTTTGTTGGCTGTGGACAGTCATATACAGATCTCAAGAAACTCAATGTCAAATCGATAGTCAAGACCCTCCTTAAATGA
- the LOC122295559 gene encoding early nodulin-like protein 1 — MAFVRTILPVLTILFLFCSFSEARDFLVGGKENSWASPSSADSLIQWAEKTRFRVGDFLVFNYDPNTDSVLQVTKEEYESCSNSNPVKEYKGGKTKVELDRSGPFYFISKAEGKCKKGQRLTVIVLSHGHRAPAHSPLPAPEQAPKSLPSELAPTALAPAPQVGGANGVRCGFIGLLVGVVSLVGMILN, encoded by the exons ATGGCTTTTGTGAGAACTATTCTTCCAGTTCTGACCATCTTGTTTCTGTTCTGTAGCTTCTCTGAAGCCAGAGATTTTCTGGTTGGAGGCAAGGAAAACTCATGGGCTAGTCCATCTTCTGCAGATTCTCTCATTCAGTGGGCTGAGAAAACTCGATTCAGAGTTGGCGATTTTCTCG TCTTCAACTACGATCCCAACACTGACTCAGTACTGCAAGTGACAAAGGAGGAATACGAGAGCTGCAGCAACTCGAACCCAGTAAAAGAATACAAGGGCGGAAAAACCAAGGTTGAGTTGGACAGGTCAGGACCATTCTATTTCATCAGTAAAGCTGAGGGGAAGTGTAAGAAGGGCCAGAGGCTGACTGTGATTGTGCTGTCTCATGGACACCGGGCACCAGCGCATTCTCCACTACCGGCACCGGAACAAGCTCCGAAATCACTGCCTTCGGAACTAGCTCCGACCGCACTGGCTCCGGCACCGCAGGTTGGCGGTGCTAACGGAGTAAGGTGTGGGTTTATTGGTCTGCTCGTTGGAGTAGTGAgtttggtggggatgatcttgAATTGA
- the LOC122297444 gene encoding 1-acyl-sn-glycerol-3-phosphate acyltransferase BAT2, chloroplastic-like isoform X1, with protein sequence MEVVSFSARTIIHRFGYKESGFVAAASLFPQTHTYKGLYTACSPNRQAILRNYTDSAQSSYLCLPRKHVVASWHDFEKKEELNRPHSGNILHNRNRLSGCVVVRSQLTGTGNSDAGYPLSDLKLGSKVRGICFYAVTAFNAIFLFVLMLLAHPFVLLFDRHRRRFHHFIAKTWATLTVAPFVKIKYEGLENLPPPNIPAVYVSNHQSFLDIYTLLTIGGSFKFISKTSIFLYPIIGWAMFLMGAIPLKRMDSRSQLECLKRCMNLTAKGASVFFFPEGTRSKDGKLGAFKKGAFSVAAKTKVPVVPITLKGTGKIMPPGMESILNLGCVEVVIHKPIEGSDPEVLCNEARKTISDELNRQ encoded by the exons ATGGAAGTCGTTTCCTTCTCAGCACGTACTATAATTCATCGTTTCG gtTATAAGGAATCGGGGTTTGTTGCCGCAGCCTCTTTGTTTCCG CAGACGCACACTTATAAAGGACTGTATACTGCATGCTCTCCAAATAGACAGGCGATTTTGAGAAATTATACTGACT CTGCTCAAAGTAGCTATTTATGCCTTCCAAGGAAGCATGTTGTTGCATCGTGGCACgattttgagaaaaaagagGAGTTAAATAGACCTCATTCTGGGAATATATTGCATAATAGAAATAGATTGTCTGGATGCGTGGTTGTAAGATCTCAACTCACTGGAACTGGAAACTCTGATGCTGGGTACCCATTGTCAG ACCTTAAGTTGGGCTCAAAAGTTAGAGGAATATGCTTTTATGCTGTCACTGCTTTCAACGCCATCTTTCTGTTTGTGCTGATGCTGTTGGCTCATCCATTTGTTCTCTTGTTTGACCGGCACCGAAGAAGATTTCATCATTTCATTGCCAAAACTTGGGCCACTTTAACTGTCGCTCCATTTGTTAAAATCAAGTATGAGGGATTGGAGAATCTGCCACCTCCCAATATTCCTGCAGTATATGTTTCCAACCACCAGAGCTTCCTCGACATCTATACTCTTCTCACCATTGGAGGAAGCTTTAAGTTCATCAGCAAGACTTCAATATTCCTCTATCCCATTATTGGGTGGGCCATGTTTCTGATGGGTGCTATCCCTCTGAAGCGCATGGACAGTAGAAGCCAGTTG GAGTGTCTTAAGCGATGCATGAATCTTACAGCGAAAGGGGCCTCTGTGTTTTTCTTCCCCGAGGGAACACGGAGTAAAGATGGAAAATTAGGTGCTTTCAAG AAAGGTGCGTTCAGTGTTGCAGCCAAAACCAAGGTGCCAGTGGTACCTATTACACTTAAGGGAACTGGGAAAATCATGCCTCCAGGAATGGAAAGTATCTTGAATTTAGGTTGTGTTGAAGTTGTTATTCATAAACCTATAGAAGGAAGTGATCCAGAAGTACTATGCAATGAGGCTAGAAAAACAATTTCAGATGAGCTTAATCGCCAATGA
- the LOC122297444 gene encoding 1-acyl-sn-glycerol-3-phosphate acyltransferase LPAT1, chloroplastic-like isoform X3 codes for MEVVSFSARTIIHRFGYKESGFVAAASLFPQTHTYKGLYTACSPNRQAILRNYTDSAQSSYLCLPRKHVVASWHDFEKKEELNRPHSGNILHNRNRLSGCVVVRSQLTGTGNSDAGYPLSDLKLGSKVRGICFYAVTAFNAIFLFVLMLLAHPFVLLFDRHRRRFHHFIAKTWATLTVAPFVKIKYEGLENLPPPNIPAVYVSNHQSFLDIYTLLTIGGSFKFISKTSIFLYPIIGWAMFLMGAIPLKRMDSRSQLECLKRCMNLTAKGASVFFFPEGTRSKDGKLGAFKLAVLCRKVRSVLQPKPRCQWYLLHLRELGKSCLQEWKVS; via the exons ATGGAAGTCGTTTCCTTCTCAGCACGTACTATAATTCATCGTTTCG gtTATAAGGAATCGGGGTTTGTTGCCGCAGCCTCTTTGTTTCCG CAGACGCACACTTATAAAGGACTGTATACTGCATGCTCTCCAAATAGACAGGCGATTTTGAGAAATTATACTGACT CTGCTCAAAGTAGCTATTTATGCCTTCCAAGGAAGCATGTTGTTGCATCGTGGCACgattttgagaaaaaagagGAGTTAAATAGACCTCATTCTGGGAATATATTGCATAATAGAAATAGATTGTCTGGATGCGTGGTTGTAAGATCTCAACTCACTGGAACTGGAAACTCTGATGCTGGGTACCCATTGTCAG ACCTTAAGTTGGGCTCAAAAGTTAGAGGAATATGCTTTTATGCTGTCACTGCTTTCAACGCCATCTTTCTGTTTGTGCTGATGCTGTTGGCTCATCCATTTGTTCTCTTGTTTGACCGGCACCGAAGAAGATTTCATCATTTCATTGCCAAAACTTGGGCCACTTTAACTGTCGCTCCATTTGTTAAAATCAAGTATGAGGGATTGGAGAATCTGCCACCTCCCAATATTCCTGCAGTATATGTTTCCAACCACCAGAGCTTCCTCGACATCTATACTCTTCTCACCATTGGAGGAAGCTTTAAGTTCATCAGCAAGACTTCAATATTCCTCTATCCCATTATTGGGTGGGCCATGTTTCTGATGGGTGCTATCCCTCTGAAGCGCATGGACAGTAGAAGCCAGTTG GAGTGTCTTAAGCGATGCATGAATCTTACAGCGAAAGGGGCCTCTGTGTTTTTCTTCCCCGAGGGAACACGGAGTAAAGATGGAAAATTAGGTGCTTTCAAG CTTGCTGTTTTATGTAGAAAGGTGCGTTCAGTGTTGCAGCCAAAACCAAGGTGCCAGTGGTACCTATTACACTTAAGGGAACTGGGAAAATCATGCCTCCAGGAATGGAAAGTATCTTGA
- the LOC122297444 gene encoding 1-acyl-sn-glycerol-3-phosphate acyltransferase BAT2, chloroplastic-like isoform X2: MEVVSFSARTIIHRFGYKESGFVAAASLFPTHTYKGLYTACSPNRQAILRNYTDSAQSSYLCLPRKHVVASWHDFEKKEELNRPHSGNILHNRNRLSGCVVVRSQLTGTGNSDAGYPLSDLKLGSKVRGICFYAVTAFNAIFLFVLMLLAHPFVLLFDRHRRRFHHFIAKTWATLTVAPFVKIKYEGLENLPPPNIPAVYVSNHQSFLDIYTLLTIGGSFKFISKTSIFLYPIIGWAMFLMGAIPLKRMDSRSQLECLKRCMNLTAKGASVFFFPEGTRSKDGKLGAFKKGAFSVAAKTKVPVVPITLKGTGKIMPPGMESILNLGCVEVVIHKPIEGSDPEVLCNEARKTISDELNRQ, translated from the exons ATGGAAGTCGTTTCCTTCTCAGCACGTACTATAATTCATCGTTTCG gtTATAAGGAATCGGGGTTTGTTGCCGCAGCCTCTTTGTTTCCG ACGCACACTTATAAAGGACTGTATACTGCATGCTCTCCAAATAGACAGGCGATTTTGAGAAATTATACTGACT CTGCTCAAAGTAGCTATTTATGCCTTCCAAGGAAGCATGTTGTTGCATCGTGGCACgattttgagaaaaaagagGAGTTAAATAGACCTCATTCTGGGAATATATTGCATAATAGAAATAGATTGTCTGGATGCGTGGTTGTAAGATCTCAACTCACTGGAACTGGAAACTCTGATGCTGGGTACCCATTGTCAG ACCTTAAGTTGGGCTCAAAAGTTAGAGGAATATGCTTTTATGCTGTCACTGCTTTCAACGCCATCTTTCTGTTTGTGCTGATGCTGTTGGCTCATCCATTTGTTCTCTTGTTTGACCGGCACCGAAGAAGATTTCATCATTTCATTGCCAAAACTTGGGCCACTTTAACTGTCGCTCCATTTGTTAAAATCAAGTATGAGGGATTGGAGAATCTGCCACCTCCCAATATTCCTGCAGTATATGTTTCCAACCACCAGAGCTTCCTCGACATCTATACTCTTCTCACCATTGGAGGAAGCTTTAAGTTCATCAGCAAGACTTCAATATTCCTCTATCCCATTATTGGGTGGGCCATGTTTCTGATGGGTGCTATCCCTCTGAAGCGCATGGACAGTAGAAGCCAGTTG GAGTGTCTTAAGCGATGCATGAATCTTACAGCGAAAGGGGCCTCTGTGTTTTTCTTCCCCGAGGGAACACGGAGTAAAGATGGAAAATTAGGTGCTTTCAAG AAAGGTGCGTTCAGTGTTGCAGCCAAAACCAAGGTGCCAGTGGTACCTATTACACTTAAGGGAACTGGGAAAATCATGCCTCCAGGAATGGAAAGTATCTTGAATTTAGGTTGTGTTGAAGTTGTTATTCATAAACCTATAGAAGGAAGTGATCCAGAAGTACTATGCAATGAGGCTAGAAAAACAATTTCAGATGAGCTTAATCGCCAATGA